In one Methanobrevibacter sp. genomic region, the following are encoded:
- a CDS encoding glycosyltransferase family 2 protein: MSIYKVSIIMPVYNAEKYLRDSLDSIVNQSIGISNLEVIIVNDASTDSSGEIIDEYADKYSSFKPIHLQKNSGGPFGPRNVGLKYVTSEYVMFLDADDTYTQTACEVLYNAISKSNVGVAFGRYNRVYDDMTLISYSPYDSKNNDIKTYPNFNFITALIWKVLYRILYGKSMEYKDEILIKDIRKNPEILKILPSMWTKIVRADKLVEFKPFVAGEDLNFILDVFYNSEILFINNESIVNYSMRFDGDLSVTKNVKFKLVLDTIQSYKLAIETSNREGLKDVAMMMNPFFVNYINLLRQGDFTLAEKKMLFDEISEIDEIYKNKGLMGFALVKLIKFLSK; this comes from the coding sequence ATGTCCATTTATAAAGTGTCAATCATAATGCCGGTTTACAATGCAGAAAAGTATTTAAGGGATTCTTTGGATTCAATAGTCAATCAAAGCATTGGAATCAGCAATCTTGAAGTTATTATTGTAAATGATGCATCAACAGATTCATCAGGAGAAATCATTGATGAATATGCAGACAAATACTCTTCTTTTAAACCGATTCATTTACAAAAGAACTCCGGAGGACCATTCGGGCCCCGAAATGTTGGTCTTAAATATGTAACCAGTGAGTATGTAATGTTTTTGGATGCCGATGACACATATACTCAAACTGCATGTGAAGTGCTGTATAATGCAATCTCAAAATCAAATGTTGGGGTGGCATTTGGACGATATAATCGTGTTTATGATGATATGACTCTTATATCATATTCTCCATATGATTCAAAAAATAACGATATTAAAACATATCCCAATTTTAATTTTATCACTGCACTGATTTGGAAAGTGCTATACAGGATATTATATGGAAAATCCATGGAGTATAAGGATGAAATTCTAATTAAGGATATTCGAAAAAACCCTGAAATCTTAAAAATTCTGCCATCAATGTGGACAAAGATTGTTCGGGCTGATAAATTGGTTGAATTCAAGCCATTTGTTGCAGGAGAGGACTTGAACTTTATTTTGGATGTCTTTTATAATTCAGAAATATTGTTCATTAACAATGAATCCATTGTGAATTATTCAATGCGTTTTGATGGAGATTTGTCCGTTACTAAAAATGTAAAATTCAAATTGGTTTTGGACACAATTCAGTCCTATAAGTTGGCTATTGAAACATCCAATCGTGAAGGTTTAAAGGATGTGGCCATGATGATGAATCCTTTTTTTGTAAACTATATCAATCTGTTGCGCCAGGGTGATTTTACTTTGGCTGAAAAAAAGATGCTTTTTGATGAGATTTCAGAAATTGATGAAATCTATAAAAACAAGGGTTTGATGGGTTTTGCTCTTGTTAAGCTGATTAAGTTTTTAAGTAAATAA
- the metK gene encoding methionine adenosyltransferase yields the protein MSEIYRTFTSESVTQGHPDKVADIISDAILDAYMAQDKNSHVACETCVTTDFCMVFGEVTSNADLDNDDIEKIIRDTINEIGYDNPDLKFDGHSCEIVNRLHAQSPDINQGVDRGEDETGAGDQGMMFGYATNETESLMPFPIDLARKLTNKLTELRESGEIPYLRPDGKAQVSVNYDEEGNILSLDAVVLSTQHDESMSENQEGLKEDIREKLFKAVIPEGLITEDTTEHINPTGKFEIGGPHGDAGLTGRKIIVDTYGGYARHGGGAFSGKDCTKVDRSACYMARYIAKNIVASGLAEKCEIQLSYAIGVAEPTSVMVDTFGTGKVSQAKFGEIVRENFKLTPDGIIESLGLRDVSYKPTAKYGHFGIEGRPWEKTDKAEDLKKYLEN from the coding sequence ATGAGCGAAATATATAGAACATTTACATCAGAATCCGTAACACAAGGACACCCGGATAAAGTTGCAGATATTATATCTGATGCAATACTCGATGCATACATGGCGCAGGATAAGAATTCCCACGTTGCATGTGAAACTTGTGTAACAACAGATTTCTGTATGGTATTTGGTGAGGTAACATCAAATGCTGATTTAGATAATGATGATATTGAAAAGATTATAAGAGACACAATCAATGAAATCGGATATGATAATCCTGATTTGAAATTTGACGGACACAGCTGTGAAATCGTTAACAGATTGCATGCACAGTCTCCTGATATCAACCAGGGTGTTGACCGTGGGGAAGACGAAACCGGTGCAGGAGATCAGGGAATGATGTTCGGTTATGCAACCAACGAAACCGAATCATTAATGCCTTTCCCAATCGATTTGGCACGTAAGTTGACAAATAAATTAACCGAACTGCGTGAAAGCGGAGAAATCCCATACTTAAGACCAGACGGAAAAGCACAGGTGTCTGTTAATTATGATGAAGAGGGAAATATATTGTCCCTTGATGCAGTGGTATTGTCCACACAGCACGATGAATCCATGTCTGAAAACCAGGAAGGCTTAAAAGAGGACATTCGTGAAAAACTCTTCAAAGCAGTTATTCCTGAAGGACTGATTACTGAAGATACAACCGAACACATCAATCCGACAGGTAAATTCGAAATCGGTGGTCCTCATGGTGATGCAGGTTTGACCGGACGTAAAATAATCGTTGATACCTACGGAGGATATGCAAGACACGGTGGTGGAGCATTCTCAGGTAAAGACTGTACCAAAGTGGACAGAAGCGCATGTTATATGGCAAGATACATTGCCAAAAACATTGTTGCAAGCGGACTTGCTGAGAAATGTGAAATTCAGCTTTCATATGCTATAGGTGTTGCTGAGCCAACATCTGTAATGGTTGATACCTTCGGAACAGGTAAGGTCTCACAGGCAAAATTCGGTGAAATCGTACGTGAAAATTTCAAATTGACTCCTGACGGAATCATTGAAAGTTTGGGCTTAAGGGATGTTTCCTACAAGCCAACCGCAAAATACGGTCACTTTGGTATTGAAGGTCGCCCTTGGGAGAAAACCGACAAGGCTGAAGATTTGAAAAAATACCTTGAAAACTAG